The following DNA comes from Camelina sativa cultivar DH55 chromosome 14, Cs, whole genome shotgun sequence.
ACGCCGTCGAGTGAGTGGCAGAGGTTTGTGTTTTGGAGATATGATGTTGTGGAGATTGTTTTGAAGAACGGTGTGGATGGGATTGGACCTGAGAAGTTGTTGCAGGAGATGTTGAGTGAAGCTAGGCTTGTGAGTGAACCGAGGACTTTGATGTCACCGTGTAAGGAGTTGCGTGAGAGGTCGAGTGATTGTAGCTGCGTGAGGCCTGAGAAGGTTTTTGGGATGTCTCCAGTGAAGGCGTTGTAGCTCAAGTCGAGATTTATGGTCAAGCTTGTTACTTGGCCGAGTTCTTGTGGGATTTCACCTGATAAGCTGTTGTAGCTAAGATCAAGAAGTGTAAGCTTCTGTAGATTCTTGATTGATTTTGGGATTTGACCGGTGAGGAGATTGTTGTTGAGGATCAGCTTGTTTAAGTAACTTAAGTTGCCAAAACTCAGCGGTATGTTTCCGGTGAAGCTGTTTCTGCTTAAATCAAGCTGCTCTAGATTCACAAGGTTCCCTAGCTGAGCAGGAATATCTCCAGTGATGTAGTTGTTGTGCACATCTAATAGCTCAAGGACAGTGATGTTAGAGATCTCGTAAGGAAGTCCACCAGAGAAATGGTTCATGTAGAGATCAAGAAACACCAGGTTCTGTAACTCGCCTATCTCTTTAGGTATCTGACCTGAAAGTTGGTTCTCTCCCACTCTTAGCCTAACAAGCGACTGACATTTTGATACACTCTTTGGTAATCCACCGGATAAGGAGTTTCCTAGAAGCAGAAGCTTGCTGAGCCTCTTTAAGCTGAAAAGCTCTTCTGGGATTCTTCCTGTTAGCTTGTTCCTAGAGAGGTCCAGGGCCACTAGGTCTGTGCAATTGCCAAAAGAAGACGGAATTGTTCCTGAAATCGAGTTCTCCCACAAGAAAAAGCTCTGCAGAGACTTAAGGCTTCCGATTTGGGAGGGGATGGAGCCTGATAACTTGTTCTTATCCAGCTGTAGAGCAATGAGGCTGGAACAGTTGCTTAGTTCCCAAGGAATCTGACCGGTAAACATATTATCAGACAACTGAAGCTGCTCCAACCAAACAAGCTTACCCAAATCTCCAGGAATCTCACCGGTTAGATCGTTGGCCGAAACATCAAACACCACAAGGGAAGAACAGTTGGAAATCTCGGGTGGGATGACCCCAGATAAAGAATTCCCCCATAGGAGCAAGCTAGTGATCTTCTGGAGCTTACCCAGTTCTTTTGGGATGGATCCAGTGAGCTTGTTCATGTGCAAATACAAGTTCCTAAGCTCTGAGCACAAACCCAGTTGAGGAGGAATGGTACCAGAGACCTCAGTGTCATACAGAGCCAAAGTTTGCAAATTTACCAAGTTCCCAAATGTGGAAGGGATTGAACCTGACAAACCACTGGCTGCAAACCCCAAAGTTGTCAAATTTTTCAGAAACCCTAGCTGAGCAGGGATAGGGCCTCCGAGATTAGGGTTACCACCAAGTCTGAACTGCTGAAGAGAGACCAAAGAGCCAAAACTTGAAGGAATCGAACCATTCAACAGATTGTCCTGAAGACAAAGAACTTGCAAGGCAAATAGATTTGAAATCTGTGAAGGGATTGAGCCAGAGAGCTTGTTGGCATTCAAGATAAGGAACTGGAGAGAAGCGAGGCGGCCAAGCTCTGATGGGATTGAACcagagagagagtttgaagaAAGGTCAAGAAGCCTGAGGTGGGTGAGTTTTCCAAACGAAGGAGGGATTGGACCAGAGATGTTGGTGGAGGAGAGGTTTAGGAActgaagagaggagagagaagagaggtcTGGGATTGAAGACAGGTTAAGGAAAGTGTCGGGGATAGAGACAGAGATCACTCTGTTGTCTGCAGAACATGTAATGCCATACCATGAACATGGTGTCTGGTCTCGTGGGTCCCATGAAGAGAACAAGGATGGCGATGGCctcttgagagagagaagagcttggccatctgatgaaagagaaagagtggGTTGGACCATGGAGGCCCatgaacaaaagaagaacaaaaacaagaaggaaAAATGAGGTTGTTGTTCTCTCTCCATGGAATCTCTCTGGGGAATAAAACGAAGTTGATAGGTTTACGAAAGCGTTGTTGAAATGATTGGTGGTGGTGTaaatggagaagatgaagaagaaagcaaagttgtcttatcttttttatttgttgaacCTTGAGGAGACAAGAAGCATGTGTAAGAGCTATGTGATTGCTTAAGGTTTACACTAAACCATTGCAGAACAAGAACAGCAGGAGTATTAACTGTAGTAGATAACAAACCATGTGGAGCTAAGAGTGAGGTTTTCACACTCTCTCTCCCATTGAGAAGAAACTCTCTAGCtggggagaagaaaaaaaaggttgaaactgCTTTAACCCAGCGACGGTGGTGGTGACTACTGTAGCCGGAGCTGAGAGGTTGAAGAAGGTGACCTTGGACTTTGagttttttgctttctctctctctctttcttctcgtTTGGTGTTGTTGCCTTGCCTTCTTGGGAAgactaataataaaaagattgaattactctgattattttatattgttataaagttttttttagattattatacTGCAGTGATTTGGGCGCCACCGGATTTTCTTCCGTTTTTTCGTGGATGTGTGTGCTATAtaaattactactaataataaGTGTATTcttttttgtgaaaatgttcaaacattttaacattttttacaatAAGCAAAACTCTATCTCCctgataatttttttctttcaataccCAATGTATTTAAACTAAGTCTACCTTCCAAATATCAAGGTTAGTTTTATGCTTAGCTTTTTATAAAGTTATTCACGgacaaataattttatgtaaatttaagttaatttgtagtaatccattttttatttttgtcaaaatatcaGTTTCAAGAAAGCGTTAATAGGATtgtaaaaccattttttttatgtgaaaactactacatttttttgtagtttatttttttggccgTGAAGGATAATTGCTCAGCCGATCCGAATTGGTCGAGTCTAGTATCATCAACGTTTGATAGAGACCGTTATTGACAACAATATACCAAGTTTAGGGCATCTCTAACTcatactctattttagagtcaaaattctattatagagcaacatttgctcaaagcctactctatattttattttaaaatagaaaaaattatgAGATTGCTCTATATTTAGAGTAACTCTATTctcaattctatttttttacactacctCTATTCTAAAGTCAAGTATAGAGTAACACATTGGAGAAAAACTATGCTCTACTTAACGGAATGAGAGAATTCACAACGGTGTCTAGTCACTCGACGGATCACCACATTCGCTTGATAAGACTACTAATGtacaataaagaaagaaaaagaaaaggagttttACTTTGCCCAAATTTAAGTTCGATTAAGTTTATAACGGAATGAGAGAATTCACAACGGTCTAGTCACTCGACGAATCACCACATTCGCTTGATAAGACATTAAGTTTAGTCATGTTCGATTTCTTAACGtctatttataagatttttcaataaaagaaaaaaacaggtGCATGTGAATATTGAATAGTGAAATACACATTTCCATTATTGCTCAATTctggttttaactttttatgtTTAAACTTAATGTCTCTTTATAAGATTGATCGATTTTTCATGTAATCTCGCGGTATGTCTTGATTTGTAATCTATCAAtctcccaaaagaaaaaaaattgaagagatGATCTCTCagttttttgttaaaggatcTTCAGTTGTGACGTATAAGCAACAAAGTTattatatgttttgcttatacgTATAATGTTATCCACACATATTTTAGAGGTTTAGGGTATGATAAAATCAAACCACGAAGTAATGTAGCTAACAAAGTAACAATACATGTTATTgctcttgtcttcttctcccatcttcttctccttttgtcGGCCAGTCCCAACCGTTGGATCTTTCTGCTTGCTATCTTATTTGCTCTGTACATTAGATGATGAACCCATACTATACGACAACTAAGTTTATCAGAACTGATGATCCACTAATAGGTTGCACTACTATATATAGTTTGTTGTTCTAATGAAAGAGCAAAACTGATCTATACTTATATTGGGTGATGATTTCTACATAATTTTTACTAATTGGATTGTTGGATTTGGATCAATGGACGGATCTGATCACCAAAAAATAGTATTTGCAAAGGTATCACATTATGGTAATTGCCATCGTACCCAACATAGTCTTCTATAGTTACGATCTGATCACCAAAACTGATCTATATACATTGTCATTATATTGGGTGATGATATCTAGTTATTTAGCACGAGGAAATGATAATAAAAGATCAGAATTATCTTGATAATGAATAAATTAGGAGTAGTAATAGGGAACACACAAGTGATTAGAGGCAGCATGGCCTAGGAGACGGcgaaagttaaaaaagaaaacaaaaaaaaacaacttaaaaaaGTGATTTTGGAGGGAAACCCCTTTTGTTCTTGTCGTGTTTCTTTGATTAATCAGATTGGgtgtttacttttattttataaatatcctaaaataAGTGTAatttgattaaagaaactatcgtaaacataaaaagaaattacACTTCATTAAAACGATacgtaaaattcaaaattacatTACCAAGACAGAGGAGGTGGGTGCGTTTTGGGAGGTGAGCGCTGAGCAGCATCAAAAGATTGTTTAtagaaaaaacacacacatgaaGGAGAGAGCTACTATgaatgtattaaaaataatactatatttttactttttagactTTGACCTCTTTTTACTACCCATATTAAGCTGATAAGATATGCTTTAGCTTTGCTTAGTATATATTTCAGTAATGGTGAAACTACTACAATACTAATAGTATGTAAATAAATCAAATCCCTAGTTAACTCATGTCTCACAAACTTTGGTATATGTACTATATAGCAAATAAATCAACCAAAAGAGATCATATTAATAGCTAGGGTaactaatgatttaatttaagTGTGGCTAATTTGTCTGCATGGCACGCTGCAAAAGCAAAATGCTTAATTAATGGCTGTTCTCCAGCTAACGTATTTGTAAaatactaacattt
Coding sequences within:
- the LOC104741983 gene encoding probable LRR receptor-like serine/threonine-protein kinase At1g34110 encodes the protein MEREQQPHFSFLFLFFFCSWASMVQPTLSLSSDGQALLSLKRPSPSLFSSWDPRDQTPCSWYGITCSADNRVISVSIPDTFLNLSSIPDLSSLSSLQFLNLSSTNISGPIPPSFGKLTHLRLLDLSSNSLSGSIPSELGRLASLQFLILNANKLSGSIPSQISNLFALQVLCLQDNLLNGSIPSSFGSLVSLQQFRLGGNPNLGGPIPAQLGFLKNLTTLGFAASGLSGSIPSTFGNLVNLQTLALYDTEVSGTIPPQLGLCSELRNLYLHMNKLTGSIPKELGKLQKITSLLLWGNSLSGVIPPEISNCSSLVVFDVSANDLTGEIPGDLGKLVWLEQLQLSDNMFTGQIPWELSNCSSLIALQLDKNKLSGSIPSQIGSLKSLQSFFLWENSISGTIPSSFGNCTDLVALDLSRNKLTGRIPEELFSLKRLSKLLLLGNSLSGGLPKSVSKCQSLVRLRVGENQLSGQIPKEIGELQNLVFLDLYMNHFSGGLPYEISNITVLELLDVHNNYITGDIPAQLGNLVNLEQLDLSRNSFTGNIPLSFGNLSYLNKLILNNNLLTGQIPKSIKNLQKLTLLDLSYNSLSGEIPQELGQVTSLTINLDLSYNAFTGDIPKTFSGLTQLQSLDLSRNSLHGDIKVLGSLTSLASLNISCNNFSGPIPSTPFFKTISTTSYLQNTNLCHSLDGVTCSSHNGQSNGVRSPKIVALIAVILASITIAILAAWLLVLRNNHRYKTQKTSQNSSSLQSTAEDFSYPWTFIPFQKLGISVNNIVNCLTDENVIGKGCSGVVYKAEMPNGETVAVKKLWKTKDNDEGGDSFAAEIQILGNIRHRNIVKLLGYCSNKSVKLLLYNYFPNGNLQQLLQGNRNLDWETRYKIAIGSAQGLAYLHHDCVPAILHRDVKCNNILLDSKYEAILADFGLAKLMMNSPNYHNAMSRVAGSYGYIAPEYGYTMNITEKSDVYSYGVVLLKILSGRSAVAPQIGDGLHIVEWVKKKMGSFEPALSVLDVKLQGLPDQIVQEMLQTLGIAMFCVNPSPVERPTMKEVVTLLMEVKCSPEEWGKTSQPLIKPSSS